A stretch of Pseudoclavibacter chungangensis DNA encodes these proteins:
- a CDS encoding histidinol-phosphate transaminase, which yields MTQLDDLPIRDDLRGLSPYGAPQQPVRVAINVNENPYHVPEVVAHRIVEAIARELPGLNRYPDREFTALREKLASYLGHDLTPDQLWAANGSNEIMQQLLQVFAGPGRRVLSFSPSYSMYPLLTRGVGSEFVTASRDDRFAVTPELAREAIEREQPDVTILCTPNNPTGTGMSLETIEAAYAATTGVLIVDEAYAEFRHDGEPSALELLPGRERLVVSRTMSKAFAFAGVRVGYFAAAPVVADAVRLVRLPYHLSALTQAAAGAALDCADVMLGQVEAIRVQRDRIVEEVTALGYAPYPSEANFVLIGGVDDPRAIFEGMLERDILIRDVGLPGTVRVSAGTEEETSAFLAALAELSRPATA from the coding sequence GTGACCCAGCTCGACGATCTCCCCATCCGTGACGACCTCCGCGGCCTCAGTCCGTACGGCGCCCCACAGCAGCCTGTGCGCGTCGCCATCAACGTGAACGAGAACCCGTACCACGTGCCCGAGGTCGTCGCCCACCGGATCGTCGAGGCCATCGCGCGGGAGCTGCCCGGGCTCAATCGGTACCCGGACCGCGAGTTCACGGCACTCCGCGAGAAGCTCGCCTCCTATCTCGGCCACGATCTGACACCCGATCAGCTGTGGGCGGCGAACGGCTCGAACGAGATCATGCAGCAATTGCTGCAGGTGTTCGCGGGGCCCGGGCGACGCGTGCTGAGCTTCTCGCCCAGCTATTCGATGTATCCGCTCCTCACGCGCGGTGTCGGGAGCGAATTCGTCACCGCGTCCCGCGACGACCGCTTCGCCGTGACACCGGAACTCGCACGCGAGGCGATCGAGCGCGAACAGCCCGACGTGACCATCCTCTGCACGCCGAACAACCCCACGGGGACCGGCATGTCGCTCGAGACCATCGAGGCCGCCTACGCGGCGACGACGGGCGTGCTCATCGTCGACGAGGCCTACGCGGAATTCCGGCACGACGGCGAGCCCAGCGCACTCGAACTGCTGCCGGGACGCGAACGCCTCGTCGTCTCCCGCACCATGAGCAAGGCGTTCGCGTTCGCGGGCGTACGGGTCGGGTACTTCGCGGCGGCGCCCGTCGTGGCCGACGCGGTGCGCCTCGTTCGACTGCCCTATCACTTGTCCGCACTCACCCAGGCGGCCGCGGGGGCTGCGCTCGACTGTGCCGACGTCATGCTCGGTCAGGTCGAGGCGATCCGTGTGCAGCGCGACCGCATCGTCGAGGAGGTGACGGCGCTCGGCTACGCGCCCTATCCGAGCGAGGCGAACTTCGTGCTCATCGGTGGCGTGGACGACCCGCGCGCAATCTTCGAGGGGATGCTCGAGCGCGACATCCTCATCCGCGATGTCGGGCTCCCCGGCACGGTGCGCGTGTCGGCCGGTACGGAAGAGGAGACGAGCGCGTTCCTCGCGGCGCTGGCGGAACTCAGCCG